A segment of the Deinococcus roseus genome:
AACGATGCCTTCCAGGGTGGGGTCTTCGGTGTGCCACCCTGCGGGCAATTGAAGGTGGGCTTTGAAGGGCAATTCGTAGAGGTGCGGTGTGGTGAGGGTGATGCCCAGTTCAGCGGTGGTGCTCTGGGGGCTGGGTGGGGTGAGCCATTGTGCCCTCAGGTGTCCATCAACCGTGAATTCCAGGGTGGTGTGTTGCGCTTCGCTGCTTTTGAGGGTGATGGGGGCGGTCACCTCTGTTGGGGTGGGTGTGCACTGCACTTTGGGGGTGATCCAGCTGGTCGGGGTGGTTTTCAGGGTGTTCATCCTGAGCAGGGAACTGCATTGTGGAAGGACGTGTTCCTCTTTTGCCTGCCTGGCATCTGGCTGGATGTGCAAGGAGATTCGCAGGGCGTTGGAGAATTGCGCTGTGCTGTGGCTGACGTAAAAGAGTTGCCATTCGCCTGCGCTGTTGCTGCCGAGCGCAACGGTGTCTTCTGCCCACTGCCTGGAAGGGCTGCTGGTGAGGGGAATGCGTTCTCCCTGGGGCCCTTGCAGGTAAAGTTCGGACATGCTGCCGTCTGCGTCGTAATTGCTGACTTTGAGGGTGGCACCCTGGTCTGTTTTTTCAACCGTGAAGCGTCCGACGCGTTGCGGCACCCCTGGCAGGGAGGGGGCATTGATGCTGACCTGCGGGGTGCTGACCTGGATGCCTGGGGTGACCCTCAGTTTGAAGCTGTTTTTGGCGTTGCCTCTGGTGTTGACGCTCAGGGTGTAGGTTCCGGCTTGCAGCATGCCCTGGTAGAACGGCACCCAGAGGTGGCCTTCTGCGGTGGTGAATGCTTTTTGTTGAATGGCGGTCTGGTTGAGGCCCAGCAAGGTGAAGGTGGTGAGTGCCGCTTCTGTTTTGCTGTAATTTTCGTCTCCCAGCTGCTTTGGTGTGCGGGTGCGTTGGGGGTTGTAGTCGTTTTTGTTCAGTCCGGGTGAGTAAATTTCGATGGTGAGGGGTTGCCCTTCCATTTCGGGAGGGATGGTGATCTGGTAGTCGTCTCGCAGGGCATCCCAGGGGTGGGTGATTTTGTTGCCCACGCTGACCAGGGGGAGGTCCAGCTGGTTGGGCTGGATCTGGGCGAGTGCTCCTGCAGGAAGGCCCATGTAAGCCAGGATGAGCCAGGGGGTCTTGTTGTTCATTGTTCCTCCCATTGCAACGCAGCATCATAGAAAAATGGGTGCATTGTTGTTTTTCATGTTACAGTATATTCAATCTCAATTGTTTGCAGCATTAAATGAATTTTGACCGTCATACTTGGGCAATTCCTGCGCAACATGGGCTTTTTTGGTTGCAGGGTTTTTGTTGTGGAAGGCGGGGTTTTCCCTGAGCCTGTGAGGAGAATTTTTCAGTCCTCAAGATGTCTTGGCTGATGACAAAGTTTCGGACAAATTTCCGTTTTTTGGGTGCTTTTGGAGGTGAATTTGTCCTGCTGCAAATGTAACGAATCGGTATCATTTGTTCAGTAGTTGCGAATCCTGGAGGTAAACATGAACAACAAAAGCTTTTTTACCGGACAAATCCATGGCCAGCAGGTCATGGTGGCAGTGGACAAGAGCATGCTGGATGCTGCTCACAGCATCATGAAAGTCAGAAAAAGTGGGGGCTTCAATCTGGAAGTCACCCAGTACGCCCTGAACACCACGCCCCTCGCTCCTCTTGAGCTGCATTACGATGCCGCCCAGGACCTTTACACCCTGCAACCCAAACACCGCCAATTGCGCTTGCCTCAACTGTCTGCTGAGGCGGCTGTGGTTCCTGCTTTGAGCAGTTGATGTGAACTGAGATCCGAATTCGACCGGCCCCCGCATGGGGGTTTCTTTACGCCATCATATTATACCAAGTATATTTTAGCTACAAAGCTACAAGTAGTCTTGTAGACAAAGCCAAAATTCCATGTATACTAGAACCATGAAATTTATCTCCGTGGCAGGAATCAAAGGTGGAGTCGGCAAAACCACCACCGCAGTGAGCATTGCCAAGATTCTCGCAGACCTGAACCATTCGGTCCTCCTGATTGATTCAGACGTCGGCCTTTCCGCCAGCTACAAATGGTTGCACCGCAACCCTGACTACCCGTGGGGCCTCCAGGTGCGCAAATGGGAAGAGGTGCGCCGCCAACTGGAACAAAACCCCAAACACCTGCAAGAACAGGGACTGGATTATGTGGTGATGGACACCCGGGGCAGTGAAGACATTGAAGAACTGGTGACCCTGGCCCGCCAGAGCACCCTGATGGTGCTTCCCACCAAGCCAGATGGCCTCAGCGTTGAAGGCCTCAAAGACACCCTCACCCCCCTGCTGCAACACAAGGTGCGCAACTTCAAGGTGCTGATCACCGACTCCCCTGCCCACAACAGCGATGGGAAAGACGCACAGGATGAACTGGTGGCCGCCAAACTGCCGGTGTTTGCCAGCATCATCCGGCGCACCGAAGCGGTCTCAAAGGCAGCCACCCAGGGTGTGCCCATCAAAGATGCCCGGGTGTATAAGACCCTCAAAGACGACAATGGCGAGTACAAAGTGGACAGTGAAGGTTACCTGATCCAGAAGTCATCTGGTCGCGCCCACAATGCCGTCAATGCCTGGCTGGACTACCAGCGGGTGGTGCAGGAACTGGTCCAGCAACTGAACCAAACAGCGGCCCATGGTTAAACCTCCACGCAGGGCCATGAACTTTGACCTGCTGGGCCTTGCCAGCCAGACAGCAGAGGGTGATGCGCCAGCACCCTCCCAGGCCAAGGAGCGCCTGCACACCTACCTGGATGTGGACCTCAAAACAGAGCTGGCGGTGCATGCAGCAAAAAAGAAAAAACCCCTGTACGTGCTGCTCAATGAAGCGGTCAAAGCGTTTCTGGACTGGGCTGAACCTCGCCTGCAAGCAGGCCTGCCTCTCCCAAAAGGACCCGAATGGAAACTGGGGCGCTTCCAGAGCTACCTGTACCCGGACCTGAATGATCGCATGCGCAATTATGCCGCCCTGGTGCACACGGACCTTGACATCTACGAACTCATCTCCCTGGCCACAGACCGGTACTTGCATCCAGAGAGGTATGTGAATGATTAACGCCAAAAAGAAACCTGCGGGTTCAGGATTTGGTGCCCTTGCGGGCATCCAGGCAGAGGTGCTTGCCGAGCCCACCGCCCTTCCAGAGTTCATCTCGGTGGAATTGATTGATGCCAACCCCCACCAGACCCGCTACCAGTTTGAGGAAGAACCTTTGCAGGCCCTGGCCGAAAGCATCAAAGCAAACGGTTTGCTGCAACCCGTGGTGCTCCGCAAAAAAGCCGATGGGCGTTACCAGCTGATCGCCGGGGAAAGGCGCTTGCGGGCGCACAAACTGGCTGGTCTCTCTGAGATCAAAAGCGTGATCCTCGACAAACCGGAGAGTGCAGATCTCGAATTGAACCTCACCGAGAATGAACTCCGGCAAAACCTCAACACCTTTGAGCGGGTGGAAGCCGTGGTGCAACTGGTGGCCTTGCACTTTGGCAAGGATCCTGCAGATGTTCCCGAGCTGTTGTACAAGCAGCGCAGGCAACCCGACCCTGAGGTGGTGGCTTACCTTGAAGACATCTGCAAGAAGTTTTCCTTTGGGAAGTGGGACTCACTGGTGGCCAACCAACTGAGTGTGCTGACCCTCCCGGAAGACCTCAAAACCCTGCTCAGGCAAGACCGCATTCCGTACAAGCATGCCTTGAAACTCCGGCAGATCACCGATGAACACCAGCGCAACCTCCTCACCCAGCGGGTGCTGGAAGAGGGCATGGGTCTGGAAGCCCTCACCCAGGAGGTTTCACGACTCACCAGCAAGCCCACTTCTCAAAAGGATTCGCCCCGTGCCCTGGTGGAGAAGAAATTCAAGCGGGTGGTCTCCAGGATGTCTCCTGACCAGAAAGAAAAGCTGAACGGCCTGCTGGCCGATCTGGAGCAATTGCTGCTTCAGACAGAGCAGTGAAGTCCCAGCTTTTTTGATTGTTGGGTGATGCCGTTTCCAAAAAACAACCCGGCCTGCAGTTTCAGAGGGCCGGGTTTTGGGTGCTTCCAGGGCACACAGGGTTCATTTTTCGTGGGTGATGGCTTCTCTGAGTTTTTCACCCAGGGTGACGTTTTCCAGCTGGGCCAGTTCGGAGAGGGCCTGGTAGGTGAACGCATTGGTTTTCAGGGCGAACAGGGTGCGGTTCTTCTGGGCGTTTTGTTCTTTTTTGCTGTTGTTCTTTGACATGTTGAACCCCACGGTGTTGGTTCTCAGTATACCGTGGGGTTCAGCTTTCAGGAGGCCATTGGGGGTTCTGCGCAGGTTCGGTGCAGGTCTGGGAGTTTTTTGAAGTTGATTTGCAGGGTGTAATCCCTGCCGTTGCGCTGGGAGATGCGGGCTTTCAGACCGTAAGGGGTGAGGCGGTTGAGGATTTGATGGTGGCGTTCTGGGTAGACGAAAGCGTCTCCGCTGGGCACCAGTGTGAGGGTGAGTCCACTCAGCAGGTCCTGCAGGCCCCAGATTTTCAGCAGGCTCTCCACCCCCCGGACTTTTTTGTGGCAATCGCTGCCCACCACGCCCACACCGGGAACTTCGATGGGCTTCTTGTTGATGGCTTTTCCGCATATGGCACAGGTGTTCATGCTGCCTCCTTAATAACTTATCTGATTATTAGTATACACCATTTTTCATGTTTTGTCCACTTCCTGACACCATTTGGTGTTCACGCCAAAACGGAAGTGACACCCTGCAGGGTGTCACTTGGGTAGTATGCGAATGTGGAGATAGTGTGCCAGGGCAATTCCCCGTCCACAATCAAAATATATCACCTTCAAAAAAATATTACAATCCCATAACATTTAGCTGAATAAGATGCCCTGTTTTCCTTTATTGCTCGATTTTTCTTTAATGCCCAGAAAATTCAGGTCTCCTCCTGCGGTCTGCAGTGATTGCATTTTGCGGGCCAGGGCGCGCCCCACCGCCACGAACATCCCATACACCACCCCCTGTCCCAACAGCTGGTGTTGCAGCGTCTCAGATTCCGCTTCAACCAGAGCGTAAGGCACACCTTTCACCCTGGCATGTTCCATCGGGGTGAGCAGGCGGCTCTTTTGCGGATCGTGCGGATGCACAATGCGGGGTTCGGTGCTGCGCTGCTTGGCGTATCCTCGTCCGATGGTGCCACAATGGGAAGCCTGCGGCTGCAGCAGTTGCATGCGAAAACCCTTGCCTGCGGCCCGGTCACTGATGGCTTTTTTGCTGAGTTGAGTGTGGTCTTTCCAGCGGGTGCTGTCCATGGGAACCTCAGTCAGCACATCGGCCAGGGCCGTCTCGCCTCTTGCACTTTCGGGCATCACCTGCACCATGCCAAGGCTGCTGGCAATCACCACCAGTCTGGAACGGTCTTCCAGCGCCCCATGCTCCAGACCGTTGAGCACCTGCTCGGTGATGGTGTAACCCAGCCGTTGCAGGGACTGTTTGAGGGTGGCGTAACCGGCTGTGTTCAGGTATCCCGGCACGTTTTCCAGCACCACCAGAGCGGGGTTCGTTTTCCGCACCACCAGCACCACATCTTGAAAACAGGTGCCTGCCGGATGCTGCTCGGGGAGGGCCGTTTGGTGTTTGGCCCGTCCAGCTTTGCTGATGGCCGTGCAGGGAATGCCTGCCGTGAGGATGTCCACCTGGGGAAGGTCAAGGTGGAACAGGTCAAAAGTGTCCGCTTCAATGGTGTGCGTGGCCTGGGTGATCAGGGGGTTGTGGGTGCAGGCATGATCCACGTACCGGGTTTCGCGTTCCACCATGAAGGTCAATTCTGCAGGCAACTGCGCGGACTGCAGGGCACTGTGCAAGGCATGGTCCAAGAGTCCTGCTCCAAAGTACATGGCTGCTGTGCGCAGGGGGAGCCCTGCCTGCAGGCGTTCGGTGATCTGACGGATTCGCATCTGCTGTTGCAGTGTTTGGGGGTGCAGTTTGACGGTGATCTGGCCCTGGGTCAGCTGGATCTGCAATTCTGCATTCAGGTCATACATTCCAGCAAATTGTTTGCTTTCGATGTCCAGCACGGGCTGGTCGCGGTGGCTGGACACCACGCGTTTGCCCTGGGGGTCAGCCTGGATCCGCAGCGATTTGTCTTCAGGCAAGAAAAAAATCTCGTATTTGGTGCCCGGCAAGAAACCCACCTGGGTGAGTCGGCGGCCTTCCAGCCACAGTTTGGGCTGACCGTTTTTGCTGTTGATGCGTTTGTTGATGGTGTGCAGCACAAGAACCTCCATAACTTATCTTATTATTAGTATACACCTTGATGGTGCCGCTGTCCAGTCGGACTTTTTTCTTTTGCCTGATGGGTTTGATCATCACAAGCGCAAAAAAAGGCGGGATCCCCCGCCTTGCTGTTCACGGTTTACAGCACCCTCATCAGGAAGGGAAGTATTCCACGGCACTTTGCTGGTTTCTCTCCCACACCTCCAGCATCACATCCATCAGGCACAACATCACAAAATACACGAGCAGAAACACCAGTGGATCAAGCCCAAACACCAGCAGGGCAAAACCCATCAGGGCACGCTTCAAGGCCTGCCAGCGCACCGGATCACGCCTGAGGTGATAGAGCAAGCCTGCGCGCACAAGTTGGACGCATACGCTCAAAGCCAGCACCACTTTCAAAACCCCCTGCGGTCCCCAGGGGGTCTGCACCAAATCGGTCACCAGTTTGAGAACCATGGCCCCATCGATCTGCTGCAGGTAAATTCCATACACCAACAGCATGGACAGTGCATAAAGTGCCCCCAGCAGCAGGCGGAACACATGCCTGGCATTGCTGGTCGCCTTTTTGCCCCAGAGGAAAACCCCAGGATTCATGCTCGGTCCTTCTGGCCCACCATCGCCTCCAAAGACACAGGATTTTTGGTGTCCAGAACGATCACATGTGCATGTTTGGGGTTGAAGTTCAGGCTTGCCGGGCTGCGGTGCATGGTGCCAGCGCTTCGACCAACGTCTATAACCCTTTCCGAATTTTTCATGCTCACCTCGCTTTTAGTATAGCCGTTTTTCATGCCCCTTCAAATAAGGATAATCCTCCAAATTTTTACAACGCTTATGAAGTTTATAATTCCCAAGAGAGAAAACTGTTTTTATAGTGCTGGAATTTTATATGACGGTGCGATAAAATGAAAAAAGGAAAAACGAGCGCCAAGCCGGTCAGCAGGTGCGCTCGTTGAACCCAGTCCAAACCCACAGGAGTCAGACCATGTCCCAGAATAGCACCCCTCTTTTCGGCAAAACAAGCGAACCCACACCCAGCACCCCCCTTCTGCAATCCGACAAACAGGCAAACAAATTGGAAGAGTCGGCTCTGAAAATGGAACCCACCATCCTCAAACTGGGCATCCCAGCGTT
Coding sequences within it:
- a CDS encoding ParB/RepB/Spo0J family partition protein, translated to MINAKKKPAGSGFGALAGIQAEVLAEPTALPEFISVELIDANPHQTRYQFEEEPLQALAESIKANGLLQPVVLRKKADGRYQLIAGERRLRAHKLAGLSEIKSVILDKPESADLELNLTENELRQNLNTFERVEAVVQLVALHFGKDPADVPELLYKQRRQPDPEVVAYLEDICKKFSFGKWDSLVANQLSVLTLPEDLKTLLRQDRIPYKHALKLRQITDEHQRNLLTQRVLEEGMGLEALTQEVSRLTSKPTSQKDSPRALVEKKFKRVVSRMSPDQKEKLNGLLADLEQLLLQTEQ
- a CDS encoding DNA cytosine methyltransferase, with the translated sequence MLHTINKRINSKNGQPKLWLEGRRLTQVGFLPGTKYEIFFLPEDKSLRIQADPQGKRVVSSHRDQPVLDIESKQFAGMYDLNAELQIQLTQGQITVKLHPQTLQQQMRIRQITERLQAGLPLRTAAMYFGAGLLDHALHSALQSAQLPAELTFMVERETRYVDHACTHNPLITQATHTIEADTFDLFHLDLPQVDILTAGIPCTAISKAGRAKHQTALPEQHPAGTCFQDVVLVVRKTNPALVVLENVPGYLNTAGYATLKQSLQRLGYTITEQVLNGLEHGALEDRSRLVVIASSLGMVQVMPESARGETALADVLTEVPMDSTRWKDHTQLSKKAISDRAAGKGFRMQLLQPQASHCGTIGRGYAKQRSTEPRIVHPHDPQKSRLLTPMEHARVKGVPYALVEAESETLQHQLLGQGVVYGMFVAVGRALARKMQSLQTAGGDLNFLGIKEKSSNKGKQGILFS
- a CDS encoding ParA family protein, which codes for MKFISVAGIKGGVGKTTTAVSIAKILADLNHSVLLIDSDVGLSASYKWLHRNPDYPWGLQVRKWEEVRRQLEQNPKHLQEQGLDYVVMDTRGSEDIEELVTLARQSTLMVLPTKPDGLSVEGLKDTLTPLLQHKVRNFKVLITDSPAHNSDGKDAQDELVAAKLPVFASIIRRTEAVSKAATQGVPIKDARVYKTLKDDNGEYKVDSEGYLIQKSSGRAHNAVNAWLDYQRVVQELVQQLNQTAAHG